The proteins below come from a single Zea mays cultivar B73 chromosome 8, Zm-B73-REFERENCE-NAM-5.0, whole genome shotgun sequence genomic window:
- the LOC100285945 gene encoding glyoxysomal fatty acid beta-oxidation multifunctional protein MFP-a codes for MAAKVRTELDVGADGVAVITIYNPPVNSLSIDVLHSLKESYEEALRRNDVKAIVVTGKGGKFSGGFDISSFGGVQGGQTMQPKVGYIAIDILTDTVEAATKPSVAAIDGLALGGGLEVAMACHARIATPTAQLGLPELQLGIIPGFGGTQRLPRLVGLTKSLEMMLLSKPIKGGEAHQLGLVDALVSPNDLVNTARQWALDIYECRRPWIKSLYKTDKLEPLGEAREILKFARAQAQKQAANLHHPLVCIDVIEEGIVAGPRAGLWKEATSFQELLFSDTCKSLVHVFFSQRATSKIPGATDLGLMPRKITKVAILGGGLMGSGIATAMVLSNYPVLLKEVNEKFLTAGINRIQANLQSRVKKGKMTEERYEKAMSLVTGVLDYERFKDVDLVIEAVIENVKLKQQIFSDLEKYCPSHCILATNTSTIDLNLIGEKTKAQDRIAGAHFFSPAHVMPLLEIVRTQHTSPQVVVDLLDVGKKIKKTPIVVGNCTGFAVNRMFFPYTQSALFYVDLGMDVYKIDRACTKFGMPMGPFRLADLVGFGVAVATGMQYLENFPERVYKSMLLPLMMEGNRAGEATQKGFYKYEGKRKATPDPEIMKYIEKSRSMAGVTPDPELMKLSEKDIVEMVFFPVINEACRVLDEGIAVKASDLDIASIFGMGFPPYRGGVMHWADSIGAKYIHGKLEEWTKRYGGFFKPCSYLAERAAKGIPLSAPTKKVQARL; via the exons ATGGCGGCCAAGGTGAGGACGGAGCTGGACGTGGGCGCCGACGGCGTGGCCGTAATCACCATCTACAATCCGCCCGTCAACTCCCTCTCCATCGACG TCTTACATAGCTTAAAAGAAAGCTATGAAGAAGCACTTCGGAGAAACGATGTTAAAGCTATTGTCGTTACAG GGAAAGGAGGGAAATTTTCTGGAGGATTTGATATTAGTTCCTTTGGTGGTGTTCAAGGAGGCCAAA CAATGCAACCAAAGGTTGGCTACATAGCAATAGATATTCTCACAGATACTGTAGAAG CTGCGACAAAGCCATCAGTGGCAGCAATTGATGGTCTTGCTCTTGGTGGGGGTTTAGAAGTTGCCATG GCATGCCATGCACGGATTGCAACTCCAACAGCTCAATTAGGTCTTCCAGAACTTCAGTTAGGAATTATTCCAGGATTTGGAG GAACACAGCGACTCCCACGACTGGTTGGTCTGACAAAATCTTTGGAAATGATGCTG TTATCTAAGCCAATCAAGGGCGGTGAGGCACACCAACTGGGTCTGGTTGATGCCTTAGTTTCTCCTAATGATTTGGTGAATACTGCTCGTCAATGGGCTTTGGATATATATGAATGTAGGAGGCCCTGGATCAAAAGCCTTTATAAGACTGACAAGCTAGAACCTCTTGGGGAGGCTAGGGAAATTCTGAAGTTTGCAAGAGCTCAAGCTCAAAAGCAGGCAGCTAATCTTCATCACCCACTTGTTTGTATTGATGTCATTGAAGAAGGTATAGTTGCAGGACCACGGGCTGGACTCTGGAAG GAAGCAACTTCTTTCCAGGAACTGCTTTTCTCAGATACTTGTAAAAGCTTAGTTCATGTGTTCTTTTCTCAGCGGGCAACGTCTAAG ATTCCAGGTGCTACAGACTTGGGGTTGATGCCTAGGAAAATAACTAAAGTTGCCATTCTAGGTGGTGGGCTTATGGGTTCAGGAATTGCAACTGCGATGGTATTAAGTAACTATCCTGTGCTACTTAAAGAAGTAAATGAGAAGTTCCTAACTGCTGGAATCAACAGAATCCAAG CCAATTTGCAGAGTCGAGTAAAGAAAGGAAAAATGACCGAGGAGCGATATGAGAAGGCTATGTCTCTCGTTACTGGTGTCCTTGATTATGAACGTTTCAAAGATGTAGACCTCGTTATAGAG GCAGTTATTGAGAATGTGAAGTTGAAGCAGCAAATATTTTCTGACTTAGAGAAGTACTGTCCTTCACATTGCATCCTTGCTACTAACACATCTACAATTGATCTTAATCTGATTGGGGAGAAAACAAAGGCTCAAGATCGTATTGCTGGTGCACACTTCTTTAG TCCTGCGCATGTGATGCCACTTCTGGAAATAGTTCGTACTCAGCACACTTCACCACAAGTTGTTGTTGACTTGCTGGATGTTGGGAAGAAGATTAAAAAGACACCAATAGTCGTCGGGAACTGTACTGGCTTTGCAGTTAATAGGATGTTCTTTCCATACACTCAATCAGCACTCTTTTATGTTGATCTTGGTATGGATGTTTATAAGATTGATCGTGCTTGTACCAAATTTGGAATGCCTATGGGTCCTTTCAG ACTGGCAGATCTGGTTGGTTTTGGTGTGGCTGTGGCCACTGGTATGCAATACCTTGAAAATTTCCCAGAGAGGGTCTACAAATCAATGCTACTTCCTCTGATGATGGAGGGCAATAGGGCAG GTGAAGCCACCCAAAAAGGATTTTACAAGTATGAGGGCAAGAGGAAAGCGACTCCTGATCCTGAAATTATGAAATATATTGAAAAATCTAGGAGCATGGCAGGAGTTACACCAGATCCTGAG CTGATGAAGCTAAGTGAGAAAGACATAGTCGAGATGGTGTTTTTCCCGGTGATAAATGAAGCCTGCCGAGTCCTTGATGAGGGTATCGCCGTCAAGGCTTCTGACCTAGACATCGCTTCAATCTTTGGCATGGGGTTCCCACCTTATAG GGGAGGTGTCATGCACTGGGCAGATTCCATCGGCGCAAAGTACATCCATGGAAAGTTGGAGGAGTGGACAAAGCGGTATGGGGGCTTCTTCAAGCCCTGCTCTTACCTCGCTGAAAGAGCTGCAAAAGGGATTCCTCTG AGTGCACCAACAAAGAAAGTTCAGGCTCGGCTATAA